The Leadbettera azotonutricia ZAS-9 genome has a window encoding:
- a CDS encoding nitroreductase family protein, with protein MHYDDFLDLCKQRQSCRGFSDQPVEHDKLVLCVEAGRLAHSGCNAQPWSFAVVENPDMVTQIAQCGQQLKQNVWLETTKAFIIIFEEHAVLSPVISCFLDSQYYAKGDLGAAAAYVCLEAASQGLGSCIIGLYDRKKICELLHIQRDKQFGSVIALGYPPNDIIRPKKRKAFEDIVRFV; from the coding sequence ATGCACTATGATGATTTTTTAGACCTTTGTAAACAACGGCAGAGCTGCCGCGGTTTTTCAGATCAACCCGTGGAGCATGATAAACTGGTTCTATGTGTAGAAGCGGGCCGCTTAGCCCATTCCGGCTGCAATGCCCAGCCCTGGAGTTTTGCGGTAGTAGAAAATCCTGATATGGTGACTCAAATAGCGCAATGCGGACAACAGTTAAAGCAAAATGTTTGGCTGGAAACAACAAAAGCCTTTATCATCATTTTTGAAGAGCATGCGGTTTTAAGTCCTGTTATCAGTTGTTTTCTCGATAGTCAATATTATGCGAAAGGCGATTTAGGAGCGGCTGCCGCCTATGTTTGCCTTGAAGCTGCCTCACAGGGACTTGGAAGCTGTATCATTGGGCTTTATGATCGCAAAAAGATTTGTGAATTGTTGCATATTCAAAGGGATAAGCAATTCGGTTCGGTAATTGCCCTGGGGTATCCTCCCAATGACATCATCCGTCCTAAAAAACGGAAAGCATTTGAAGATATTGTTCGGTTTGTATAA
- a CDS encoding ATP-binding protein translates to MSRFDKACAYAMSGGIPLYAVLFSGRRSLKENVIAHFLSPSGFLFEEPENLLKQELREPASCNALIREIASGTTRLGELASKTGFDTARVSHMLKTLMDLGIVIKESPAEISLKTGRKAIYRIGDGLYQFWYCFIPPLIELVQRNRGEEAWKIIESGLSTYMGRIFEEICKQFLWRENAADPRPFVFQSIGRWWGNDPLRKEEAEIDLVAFQGKESALFCECKWKNEKTGTDVLNALIAKSAQFNYAKKYYRIFSKSGFAASCVKAAKEAGNVQLTIFDEMC, encoded by the coding sequence ATGAGCCGTTTTGACAAGGCCTGTGCATACGCCATGTCAGGCGGAATACCCCTGTATGCGGTCCTTTTCAGCGGCCGCAGATCCTTAAAGGAAAATGTAATAGCCCACTTTTTGTCTCCCTCGGGCTTTCTGTTTGAAGAACCGGAAAACCTCCTCAAGCAGGAACTGCGGGAACCGGCAAGCTGCAATGCCCTCATCAGGGAAATTGCTTCGGGAACTACTCGGCTTGGCGAGCTTGCGTCGAAGACCGGTTTTGATACTGCACGAGTAAGCCATATGCTAAAGACGCTTATGGATCTGGGCATTGTCATAAAAGAATCCCCTGCAGAAATTTCTTTAAAAACCGGCAGAAAAGCGATCTACCGCATCGGAGACGGATTATATCAATTCTGGTATTGCTTTATACCGCCGCTTATTGAGCTCGTCCAACGGAACAGGGGCGAAGAGGCCTGGAAAATCATTGAATCAGGTTTATCAACCTACATGGGCAGGATCTTTGAAGAAATCTGTAAACAGTTCCTCTGGCGGGAAAATGCCGCAGACCCCAGGCCCTTTGTGTTTCAATCCATCGGCCGCTGGTGGGGCAATGATCCGCTCCGAAAAGAAGAAGCTGAAATTGACCTTGTCGCCTTTCAGGGAAAGGAGTCGGCGCTTTTTTGTGAGTGCAAATGGAAAAATGAAAAAACCGGAACCGATGTACTCAATGCGCTCATCGCTAAATCCGCGCAATTCAATTATGCGAAAAAATACTACCGGATTTTTTCAAAAAGCGGATTTGCTGCATCATGCGTCAAAGCCGCGAAAGAAGCCGGAAATGTTCAGCTGACGATCTTTGACGAAATGTGCTGA
- a CDS encoding hybrid sensor histidine kinase/response regulator, producing the protein MYPLKATKTNRIAVQLVFVFSAFFLMILVSYFFVRNILEKQIDVAAAGTLKTAELRLYSTLQKSELILTEASYLIRKRLFSGQKEDIQSFLREYVEWIGESEDCENCTFEFVDLYGCFRDQFASGSGWEFPDSYVPQERPWYTAARDNPREIAVTALYTNLATGEKVISVSKSLYGSEEEFYGVIAMDLSISGIAEYVENMSIAEGGYGMMLNQDLAFVIHPDPARIGEYLGRFSQDHEKVADILRSGEIKTAAMQILDRENKIMATYYKQLFNGWYVGLATPLKSYYEGLRHMSIVLSAQGIILVSFLSYLLVRLNREKIKSEMENRSKSAFLAKMSHEIRTPMNSILGMSELIMRKDIPGNIYEYISIINQAGNSLLAIINDILDLSKIESGQMKPESKAYYFSSLINDVVNMIGIRFTDRPVDFFVDIDSAIPAQLFGDEARIRQILFNLLNNAAKYTKEGFVALSVKSTITGKEKLELEFAVSDSGIGIKEEDQKNLFNEFARMNLSQNQGIEGTGLGLPIALNLCKAMEGDITVESSYGGGSTFIARIVQGFTDPKKTAALERPIAKGVLILEERPRFYRFLNAALEGLGVSPRRAENLDIFTEELEKGAYDFAFVSSKHAADSVAAMGENPSPPHLVIMVEKGEGTAYRDINCILMPVYSITMANVLNGTSAGGFLPQDHHGVEFTAPSIRVLIVDDISTNLWVAKELMAAYGMDIDTCLSGSQAVEMIKNSHYDLVFLDHMMPGMDGLEVAAEIRAMGKTDEYYRKLPLVMLTANALAGQRELFLKSGADDFLAKPIETKKLNAILEKWIPREKRINSIAEEARHPGEKSPPLPSIPGLDQIRGMHNSGDDPAIYLDILSSFIQDGEDKAAELAEAAEKGDLRLYAILVHALKGAARSVGALEFGDAAALMEEAARRKDPEAVREKTAPLLEKLKSLLNSIHDALLNEAAQTETAVPGLEELKNALAGMNIEEVNKLLLNYTLMPLDKKTRNRITEIEQFILMFEYDKAVKCIDRLLALTVSNS; encoded by the coding sequence ATGTACCCGCTTAAGGCCACGAAGACCAACCGGATCGCGGTGCAGCTTGTCTTTGTTTTTTCCGCTTTTTTTCTGATGATACTGGTGAGCTATTTCTTTGTCCGCAACATTCTGGAAAAACAGATCGATGTAGCAGCGGCGGGCACCCTGAAAACGGCGGAACTCAGGCTGTACTCCACCCTGCAGAAATCTGAACTGATCCTGACAGAAGCATCCTACTTGATCCGGAAGCGGCTTTTCTCTGGGCAGAAGGAAGACATTCAGTCTTTTCTCAGGGAGTATGTCGAGTGGATAGGCGAATCGGAGGATTGCGAAAACTGCACTTTTGAATTTGTCGATCTCTACGGCTGCTTCCGGGACCAATTTGCAAGCGGTTCCGGCTGGGAATTCCCGGATTCTTATGTACCCCAGGAAAGGCCCTGGTATACTGCGGCCCGGGACAACCCCCGCGAGATAGCCGTCACCGCCCTCTACACCAATCTCGCCACCGGGGAAAAGGTTATTTCCGTATCAAAAAGCCTCTACGGCAGCGAAGAGGAATTCTACGGCGTTATCGCCATGGATCTATCCATAAGCGGCATCGCCGAATATGTGGAGAACATGAGCATCGCCGAAGGGGGCTACGGCATGATGCTGAACCAGGACCTTGCCTTTGTCATCCACCCCGATCCGGCGCGGATAGGCGAATATCTGGGACGGTTCAGCCAGGACCATGAAAAAGTCGCAGATATACTGCGCTCGGGGGAAATAAAAACCGCCGCAATGCAGATACTGGACCGGGAAAACAAAATCATGGCGACCTATTACAAACAGCTTTTTAACGGCTGGTATGTAGGTTTGGCAACTCCCCTGAAAAGCTACTACGAGGGTCTGCGGCACATGTCCATCGTGCTCTCCGCTCAGGGGATCATCCTGGTGTCCTTTTTAAGTTACCTTCTGGTCCGCCTCAACAGGGAAAAGATCAAATCGGAAATGGAAAACAGGAGCAAATCGGCTTTTTTGGCGAAAATGAGCCACGAGATAAGAACCCCCATGAATTCCATTCTGGGTATGTCCGAACTCATCATGCGCAAGGATATCCCCGGCAATATTTACGAATACATTTCGATCATCAATCAGGCGGGGAATTCCCTGCTGGCAATTATCAACGATATTCTTGATCTTTCAAAAATTGAATCCGGCCAGATGAAGCCGGAGTCGAAGGCTTATTATTTTTCATCCCTGATAAACGATGTAGTCAACATGATCGGCATCCGCTTTACCGACAGGCCGGTTGATTTTTTTGTTGATATCGACAGCGCCATTCCGGCCCAGCTTTTTGGGGACGAGGCCAGGATACGGCAGATTCTGTTCAACCTGCTTAACAATGCGGCTAAATACACCAAAGAGGGATTTGTGGCTCTGAGCGTCAAATCAACAATAACCGGCAAAGAAAAACTGGAACTGGAATTTGCGGTGAGCGACAGCGGGATCGGCATAAAGGAAGAGGACCAAAAAAATCTGTTTAACGAATTTGCCAGGATGAACCTTTCCCAAAACCAGGGGATCGAGGGTACCGGCCTCGGTCTTCCCATTGCCCTGAATCTCTGCAAGGCCATGGAGGGGGACATCACCGTGGAAAGCAGCTACGGCGGAGGCTCCACTTTTATCGCCAGGATTGTGCAGGGCTTTACAGACCCGAAGAAGACAGCCGCCCTTGAACGACCCATTGCGAAGGGAGTGCTGATTCTGGAGGAGCGTCCCCGCTTTTACCGGTTTTTAAACGCGGCCCTGGAAGGCCTCGGTGTATCCCCCCGGCGCGCCGAAAACCTGGACATATTTACAGAGGAACTTGAAAAGGGGGCCTACGATTTTGCCTTTGTATCCTCAAAACATGCCGCCGATTCTGTAGCCGCAATGGGGGAAAATCCTTCTCCTCCCCATTTGGTGATCATGGTGGAAAAGGGAGAAGGAACAGCCTACCGGGATATCAACTGCATACTCATGCCGGTTTATTCCATCACCATGGCCAATGTGCTCAACGGCACTTCCGCCGGAGGATTTTTGCCCCAGGATCATCACGGGGTGGAATTTACCGCCCCCTCCATACGGGTGCTGATTGTTGATGATATTTCCACCAACCTGTGGGTCGCCAAGGAACTTATGGCCGCTTACGGCATGGACATCGACACCTGCCTTTCCGGTTCCCAGGCAGTGGAAATGATAAAAAACAGCCACTACGATCTTGTTTTTCTGGATCATATGATGCCCGGCATGGACGGCCTTGAAGTTGCCGCTGAAATCAGGGCCATGGGAAAAACCGACGAATACTACCGGAAGCTGCCCCTTGTCATGCTCACCGCAAACGCCCTTGCAGGACAGCGGGAACTCTTTCTGAAAAGCGGGGCCGATGATTTTCTCGCAAAGCCTATTGAGACAAAGAAACTCAACGCCATACTGGAAAAATGGATACCCCGGGAAAAACGGATAAACTCCATCGCCGAAGAAGCCCGCCATCCCGGTGAAAAAAGCCCGCCCCTCCCCAGCATACCGGGACTTGATCAGATCCGGGGCATGCATAATTCCGGGGACGATCCGGCGATCTACCTGGATATACTTTCCTCCTTTATACAGGACGGGGAGGACAAGGCGGCGGAATTGGCAGAGGCCGCGGAAAAAGGGGACCTCCGCCTCTATGCCATTCTTGTCCATGCCCTCAAAGGCGCAGCCCGCAGCGTAGGCGCCCTCGAGTTCGGAGACGCTGCGGCGCTCATGGAAGAAGCGGCCCGGCGAAAAGACCCAGAGGCCGTGAGGGAAAAAACAGCCCCCCTGCTGGAAAAGCTCAAGTCCCTGCTAAACAGCATACACGATGCCCTCCTTAACGAAGCGGCCCAGACGGAAACAGCTGTCCCAGGGCTTGAGGAACTCAAAAACGCCCTCGCCGGAATGAACATTGAAGAAGTGAACAAGCTGCTCCTGAATTATACGCTTATGCCCCTGGATAAAAAAACAAGGAACCGCATAACGGAGATAGAACAATTTATCCTGATGTTCGAATATGACAAGGCGGTTAAATGCATTGACCGGCTGCTGGCCTTGACGGTATCAAACTCCTGA
- a CDS encoding HD domain-containing phosphohydrolase produces the protein MNCQSPYSVENGRKRILLVDDSQVNLKMARNTLMNKYDVFTVPSAEKMFLFLESNPADLILLDILMPNVSGYKAISVLKKNEKTRDIPVIFLTSKSDPGSELEGFNLGAVDYIAKPFSPPLLIKRVDAHMLVESQKRELQYLNDNLQHLVDEKTGAVLSLQNGILKTISNLVEWRDDVTGEHVERTEYSLRILTEAMRKKQVYIDELENWNLELFFQSAQLHDVGKIAIRDQILLKTSRLTPEEFEEMKKHTTFGERIIKKIQEGAKETVFLTHARIMAGSHHEKWDGSGYPRGLAGEDIPLQGRIMAVVDVYDALVSQRPYKKAFSPDEAAGIIGSEKGRHFDPRITDIFLEVYPQFRLPVQVLHFEEPAGEEKDVPA, from the coding sequence ATGAATTGTCAGTCCCCGTATTCCGTGGAAAATGGCCGCAAGAGAATCCTCCTGGTTGATGATAGCCAGGTCAACCTGAAAATGGCGCGCAACACCCTGATGAACAAGTACGATGTGTTTACTGTTCCCAGCGCGGAAAAGATGTTTCTTTTCCTGGAATCGAATCCTGCGGATCTTATCCTGCTGGATATACTGATGCCGAATGTCAGCGGCTACAAAGCTATCAGCGTTTTAAAGAAAAACGAAAAAACCAGGGATATACCGGTTATATTTTTAACCTCCAAGTCCGATCCGGGAAGCGAGCTCGAAGGCTTTAATCTGGGGGCGGTGGATTATATCGCCAAACCTTTTTCGCCGCCCCTGCTTATCAAACGGGTTGATGCGCACATGCTGGTGGAATCCCAAAAGCGGGAACTCCAGTATTTGAACGACAACCTTCAGCATCTGGTAGATGAAAAAACCGGCGCGGTCTTAAGCCTGCAGAACGGCATCCTCAAAACCATAAGCAATCTGGTGGAATGGAGGGATGATGTTACAGGGGAACACGTGGAACGGACCGAATATTCTTTGCGCATCCTGACGGAAGCAATGCGGAAAAAGCAGGTCTACATTGATGAGCTTGAAAACTGGAACCTGGAGCTGTTTTTCCAGTCGGCCCAGCTGCACGATGTGGGGAAAATCGCCATCAGGGATCAGATCCTGCTGAAGACTTCCAGGCTGACTCCGGAAGAATTTGAGGAGATGAAGAAACACACCACCTTCGGCGAAAGGATCATTAAAAAAATACAGGAAGGCGCAAAGGAAACTGTCTTTCTGACCCATGCCCGGATTATGGCCGGTTCCCATCACGAAAAATGGGACGGGTCCGGGTATCCCCGGGGTCTTGCGGGGGAGGACATTCCCCTTCAGGGAAGGATCATGGCCGTCGTGGATGTTTACGACGCCCTGGTTTCGCAGCGGCCCTATAAAAAGGCATTTTCGCCTGACGAGGCGGCCGGGATAATCGGAAGCGAGAAGGGGCGCCACTTTGATCCCCGTATCACGGATATTTTTCTGGAGGTTTATCCGCAATTCAGGCTGCCTGTCCAAGTCCTGCATTTTGAAGAACCTGCAGGGGAAGAAAAAGATGTACCCGCTTAA
- a CDS encoding type I restriction-modification system subunit M: protein MAKQKNISAKPPASAEPIEKQLWKAADKLRKNIDAAEYKHIVLGLIFLKYISDAFEELHEKLTSGKGEYKGADPEDRDEYLAENIFFVPENARWTRIRSRAKQVSIGKDIDAAMDAIEKDNPSLKDVLPKVYARGNLDPVNLGALVDLVSNTALGTAEARSADLLGHVFEYFLGEFALAEGKKGGQFYTPRSVVELLVSMLEPYKGRVFDPCCGSGGMFVQSEKFVANHRGRLKDISIYGQESNHTTWRLAKMNLAIRGIESSQVSWNNEGSFLKDAHRDLKADFVIANPPFNDSDWSGELLRTDARWQYGTPPAGNANYAWIQHFLYHLAPKGTAGFVLAKGSLTSKSSGEGDIRKALIEAQLVDCIVNLPAKLFLNTQIPACLWFLSRSKARGPRSAEILFIDARSLGRLINRRTRELAPEDIAQIAETYHHWRSANPSYQDIKGFCSSALIDRVRDLDHVLTPGRYVGLPDEEDDFDFATRFTSLKAEFEAQLKEEARLNKQILENLKKINPEPKKGTANAAPKNRSLKEN from the coding sequence ATGGCAAAACAAAAGAATATCTCCGCGAAGCCCCCCGCCTCCGCAGAACCGATAGAAAAACAACTCTGGAAAGCCGCAGACAAACTGCGGAAAAACATCGACGCCGCAGAATACAAGCACATCGTCCTGGGCCTCATCTTCCTCAAGTACATCTCCGACGCCTTCGAGGAACTCCACGAAAAATTGACCTCCGGAAAAGGCGAATACAAAGGCGCCGACCCCGAAGACCGGGACGAGTACCTGGCGGAAAATATTTTCTTTGTCCCCGAAAACGCCCGCTGGACCCGTATCCGTTCACGGGCAAAACAGGTTTCCATAGGCAAAGATATCGACGCCGCCATGGACGCCATCGAAAAAGACAACCCCTCGTTAAAGGACGTACTCCCCAAAGTCTACGCCCGGGGCAACCTCGACCCCGTGAACCTCGGCGCCCTGGTAGACCTTGTCAGCAACACCGCCCTGGGAACAGCCGAGGCCCGGAGCGCCGACCTTCTGGGCCACGTGTTTGAATATTTTCTCGGAGAGTTCGCCCTCGCAGAAGGCAAGAAAGGCGGCCAGTTCTACACCCCCCGAAGCGTAGTAGAACTGTTAGTCTCCATGCTGGAACCCTACAAAGGCCGGGTCTTTGACCCCTGCTGCGGTTCCGGCGGCATGTTTGTCCAGTCCGAAAAATTTGTAGCCAACCACCGGGGCCGCCTCAAGGACATTTCGATATACGGCCAGGAAAGCAACCACACCACCTGGCGCCTTGCCAAAATGAACCTCGCCATCCGGGGAATCGAAAGCTCCCAGGTATCGTGGAACAACGAAGGCTCCTTTCTCAAAGACGCCCACCGTGACCTCAAGGCCGATTTCGTCATCGCCAATCCCCCTTTTAACGACAGCGACTGGTCCGGGGAACTCCTCCGCACCGACGCCCGCTGGCAGTACGGAACCCCGCCCGCAGGAAACGCCAACTACGCCTGGATACAACACTTCCTCTACCACCTGGCCCCCAAAGGAACTGCCGGCTTCGTCCTTGCCAAAGGCTCCCTCACCTCAAAGAGCTCAGGCGAAGGCGACATCCGCAAAGCCCTCATCGAAGCGCAGCTCGTAGACTGCATCGTCAACCTCCCGGCCAAACTCTTTCTCAACACCCAAATCCCCGCCTGCCTCTGGTTCCTCTCCCGCAGCAAAGCCCGAGGCCCCCGCTCCGCCGAAATCCTCTTTATCGACGCCCGCAGCCTCGGCCGCCTCATCAACCGCCGCACCCGCGAACTCGCCCCCGAAGACATCGCGCAAATTGCCGAAACCTATCACCACTGGCGCAGCGCGAACCCCTCCTACCAAGACATCAAAGGCTTTTGCTCCTCCGCCCTCATAGACCGCGTCAGAGACCTTGATCACGTCCTTACCCCCGGCCGCTACGTCGGCCTCCCCGACGAAGAAGACGACTTTGACTTTGCCACCCGCTTCACCAGCCTTAAAGCCGAGTTCGAAGCCCAGCTCAAAGAAGAAGCGCGTCTTAACAAGCAGATACTGGAAAACCTCAAGAAAATAAATCCCGAACCCAAAAAAGGAACCGCCAACGCGGCCCCTAAAAATAGAAGTTTAAAGGAAAACTAA
- a CDS encoding phenylpyruvate tautomerase MIF-related protein, producing MPFISVTIGQKLNSAEKEKLKAELGRLITIIPGKTEPDLIVHIQDSGAVYMGGTETPSVYIDLRVYTKTKEDAKKTFTKKLFDFITAEYGIKPDRQYLTISEYENWGYDGEFH from the coding sequence ATGCCATTTATTTCAGTAACCATCGGACAAAAACTAAACAGCGCAGAAAAAGAAAAACTCAAAGCCGAACTCGGCCGCCTCATCACCATCATCCCCGGCAAAACCGAACCCGACCTCATCGTCCACATCCAGGACTCAGGCGCCGTCTACATGGGCGGAACAGAAACCCCCTCCGTCTACATCGACCTCCGCGTCTACACCAAAACCAAAGAAGACGCCAAAAAAACCTTCACCAAAAAACTCTTCGATTTTATCACCGCCGAATACGGCATAAAACCAGACCGCCAATACCTCACCATCAGCGAATACGAAAACTGGGGCTACGACGGCGAGTTCCACTAA
- a CDS encoding restriction endonuclease subunit S, protein MSRDGWRECKLGDVAKFKTGKLNSNAAAADGIYPFFTCSPETLKIDNYAFDEEALLLAGNNANGVFSLKYFHGKFNAYQRTYIINLNNSCDYKYIFYALQKEIKNLEFTSHGTATKFLTLSILNTIPILLPSISKQKAIVSILSSLDDKIDLLNRQNKTLKAMAETLFRQWFVEEADERWEEKPLSDIAEFLNGLACQNYPPVNDNEKLPVLKIRELSSGISEQCDWATTDVSKNYIIHNGDVIFSWSASLMVKIWDGGDCILNQHLFKVSSKEYPKWFYFGWCKYHLEEFIAIAQTHATTMGHIKRGDLDAAMVVVPLKKELETMTKQMYPLLEKQIGNSKQINALMQMRDMVLPKLMSGEVSVD, encoded by the coding sequence ATGAGCAGGGACGGGTGGCGGGAGTGCAAGCTGGGGGATGTAGCTAAATTTAAAACTGGAAAATTAAATTCAAATGCCGCAGCAGCTGATGGGATTTATCCTTTCTTCACTTGTTCACCGGAAACATTAAAAATAGATAACTATGCATTTGATGAAGAAGCCTTATTATTAGCTGGAAATAATGCAAATGGGGTTTTTTCATTAAAATATTTCCATGGGAAATTTAACGCTTATCAACGAACCTATATTATTAATCTAAATAATTCTTGTGATTATAAATATATATTTTATGCTTTACAAAAAGAAATAAAAAATTTGGAATTTACTTCTCATGGAACAGCAACAAAATTTCTTACATTGTCAATACTCAATACTATACCTATTTTACTTCCTTCTATCAGTAAACAAAAAGCTATCGTTTCAATCCTGTCAAGCCTTGATGATAAAATTGATTTACTGAATAGGCAGAATAAGACCTTAAAGGCAATGGCGGAAACGTTGTTTCGACAATGGTTTGTGGAGGAGGCAGACGAGAGGTGGGAGGAGAAACCGTTAAGTGACATAGCTGAATTTCTTAATGGATTAGCATGTCAAAATTATCCTCCCGTTAATGATAACGAAAAATTACCTGTATTAAAAATAAGAGAGTTAAGTAGTGGAATATCCGAACAATGTGATTGGGCCACAACTGACGTAAGTAAAAATTATATCATTCATAATGGAGATGTTATCTTTTCTTGGTCAGCGTCATTAATGGTCAAAATATGGGATGGCGGAGACTGTATTCTGAATCAGCATTTATTCAAAGTTAGTTCCAAGGAATACCCCAAGTGGTTCTATTTTGGGTGGTGTAAATATCATTTAGAAGAATTTATAGCTATTGCTCAGACCCATGCCACAACTATGGGACATATCAAGAGAGGTGATTTGGATGCGGCCATGGTAGTAGTTCCACTAAAAAAGGAGCTTGAAACTATGACAAAACAGATGTATCCTTTACTGGAAAAGCAAATTGGTAATTCGAAGCAAATTAATGCTCTCATGCAGATGCGGGATATGGTGTTACCAAAATTAATGAGTGGAGAAGTGAGTGTGGATTAA
- a CDS encoding helix-turn-helix domain-containing protein — translation MSAQDFWNRVRFMVTKNKTTQVEIAKACNISYNTLHGWILKNIYPPVIDAYNIAKTLGVTVDYLMAGKSTEEQKIEVQIKGVKDLLQHAETKLDKMMPTT, via the coding sequence ATGAGTGCTCAGGATTTTTGGAACCGTGTAAGGTTCATGGTAACGAAAAACAAGACAACTCAGGTGGAAATCGCAAAGGCTTGTAATATATCCTATAATACCCTTCACGGATGGATATTAAAAAATATATACCCGCCGGTTATCGACGCTTACAATATCGCTAAAACGCTGGGTGTTACTGTTGATTATCTTATGGCGGGCAAGAGTACAGAGGAACAAAAAATAGAAGTCCAAATTAAAGGGGTCAAAGATTTGCTACAGCATGCTGAAACAAAGCTTGATAAAATGATGCCTACTACTTGA
- a CDS encoding BrnA antitoxin family protein: MKDTIESMVRAGKKAPPEIIKEARRVAREARKHPESYDPECPPSSPQALAEFAAQARELRKRKASPVVSIRVKPEALEKYRALGKGYTGTMGDVLNYVADNPEILAKVL; the protein is encoded by the coding sequence ATGAAGGATACTATAGAATCGATGGTAAGGGCTGGGAAGAAAGCACCCCCTGAAATTATCAAAGAAGCCAGACGAGTGGCAAGAGAAGCCCGGAAACACCCGGAATCATACGATCCCGAATGCCCTCCCAGCTCTCCGCAAGCCTTGGCGGAGTTCGCAGCTCAGGCCCGGGAACTTCGAAAGCGAAAAGCTTCCCCCGTGGTTTCTATTCGCGTAAAGCCGGAGGCCCTGGAAAAATACAGGGCCTTGGGGAAAGGTTATACCGGTACCATGGGGGATGTATTGAACTACGTGGCCGATAACCCGGAGATCCTTGCAAAGGTTTTATGA